Proteins encoded by one window of Cyclobacteriaceae bacterium:
- a CDS encoding alpha/beta hydrolase has protein sequence MRFNRLVIFCALIFIGSGSLLAQKKGEGPFFKVADIPYAKLAKEPRLNALDIYMPKKGSKSPVIIWVHGGLWAFGDKSDVGIKPAYFTEKGYIFVSINHRLSPDIKHPGHMQDVAHALVWVYNNIVHYSGDPEKIFLMGYASGAQMSVMITVNKKYLDEAQGSLDMIKGVISVDGLGFDVAKIIPDNNNKVKDWCLDTFGLTEQEWREASPVTHIVPGMKVPPVFLAYSGVKTPTESDALNLAKKFKDSGITIQVKSYAKKNSLSIHREFGKEGDPVGQDVLVFLQDCLRKL, from the coding sequence ATGCGTTTTAACCGGTTGGTCATTTTTTGCGCACTTATTTTCATCGGGTCAGGATCGCTGTTGGCCCAAAAGAAGGGCGAAGGTCCTTTCTTCAAGGTAGCCGACATTCCATACGCCAAGCTGGCCAAAGAGCCCAGGTTAAATGCCCTGGACATCTACATGCCCAAGAAGGGCAGCAAGTCTCCGGTAATTATTTGGGTGCACGGTGGCCTGTGGGCATTTGGTGATAAGAGTGATGTGGGCATTAAGCCGGCTTACTTTACTGAGAAGGGCTACATCTTTGTTAGTATCAATCACCGGCTTTCGCCTGATATCAAACATCCCGGTCATATGCAGGATGTAGCGCATGCCTTGGTATGGGTATACAACAACATCGTGCACTACAGTGGTGATCCGGAAAAGATTTTTTTAATGGGATACGCTTCCGGTGCCCAGATGTCGGTGATGATAACCGTGAACAAAAAGTACCTGGATGAGGCACAAGGTTCATTGGATATGATTAAGGGTGTAATCTCTGTGGATGGACTTGGTTTTGATGTGGCGAAGATCATTCCGGATAACAACAATAAAGTGAAAGACTGGTGCCTGGATACATTCGGTTTAACTGAACAAGAATGGCGCGAAGCATCACCGGTAACGCATATTGTGCCGGGGATGAAAGTGCCACCCGTTTTTCTGGCTTATTCAGGAGTTAAAACGCCCACTGAAAGTGATGCATTAAATCTCGCTAAAAAATTCAAGGATTCAGGAATAACCATTCAGGTGAAGAGTTACGCTAAGAAAAACAGCCTCTCTATTCATCGTGAATTTGGGAAAGAGGGGGACCCTGTTGGTCAGGATGTGTTGGTTTTCCTTCAAGATTGTTTGCGCAAGTTATAG
- a CDS encoding arylesterase, with the protein MVGKFLGIIVALLLFQGSSTTKTIMFFGDSLTAGYGLSPEEAFPYLLEQRLNEQGKNCKVINAGLSGETTAGGLSRIDWVLRQPIDVFVLELGGNDGLRGLPLEQTKSNLQAIINKVKAKNPNAKIVVAGMMVPPNMGDDYSTAFRKVFPEIAKKNNATLIPFLLEGVAGNEKLNLPDGIHPNPEGHKIVANNLVKVIGPIL; encoded by the coding sequence ATGGTCGGAAAGTTTTTAGGAATTATTGTAGCCTTGCTCCTTTTTCAGGGATCATCAACAACGAAAACCATTATGTTCTTTGGCGATAGTCTGACAGCTGGCTATGGGCTTTCGCCCGAAGAGGCCTTCCCCTATCTGCTGGAGCAAAGGCTGAATGAACAAGGGAAAAATTGCAAAGTGATCAATGCCGGGCTGAGCGGAGAAACGACTGCGGGTGGACTATCGCGTATTGATTGGGTATTGCGTCAGCCCATTGATGTTTTTGTGCTCGAGCTTGGCGGAAATGACGGCTTGCGCGGGCTTCCTTTGGAACAAACCAAATCCAACTTACAGGCTATTATTAATAAAGTAAAAGCCAAAAACCCGAATGCAAAAATTGTGGTTGCCGGTATGATGGTGCCCCCAAATATGGGTGACGATTACAGTACTGCATTCCGCAAAGTATTTCCGGAAATCGCAAAAAAGAACAACGCCACGTTGATTCCCTTTTTACTGGAAGGTGTTGCCGGAAATGAAAAGTTAAATCTACCGGATGGCATTCATCCGAATCCGGAGGGACATAAAATAGTGGCCAACAACCTGGTTAAAGTTATCGGACCAATACTATAA
- a CDS encoding ABC transporter ATP-binding protein produces MSQHVLQAEALTKTYRSGSGSLTVLDNVSFSVRQGNTLSIVGPSGSGKTTLLGLCAGLDVPTSGIISLMGFKLNSMSEDDRAYIRNQYVGFVFQNFQLLSTLTALENVMVPLELRGEKHVKQKAEELLVRVGLEKRVDHYPSQLSGGEQQRVAMARAFITDPKILFADEPTGNLDDENASHVTELLFSLNKQQGTTLVLVTHNLELARKTERILRMKGGKLVEEELVGA; encoded by the coding sequence ATGAGTCAGCATGTTCTGCAAGCCGAAGCATTAACCAAAACATACCGATCGGGCTCAGGTTCGTTAACGGTACTTGATAATGTGAGCTTCTCCGTTCGTCAAGGAAATACCTTATCCATTGTGGGGCCCAGCGGTAGTGGTAAAACCACGTTGTTGGGTTTATGTGCCGGACTGGATGTGCCAACCAGCGGCATCATTTCATTGATGGGTTTTAAGTTAAATTCCATGAGTGAAGATGACCGCGCATACATTCGTAATCAATATGTAGGATTTGTGTTTCAGAATTTTCAATTGCTCTCCACGTTAACAGCTTTGGAAAATGTGATGGTGCCACTTGAACTGCGCGGGGAAAAGCATGTGAAGCAGAAAGCAGAAGAGTTGCTCGTTCGGGTGGGACTCGAAAAGCGTGTGGATCACTACCCTTCACAACTATCAGGCGGTGAACAGCAACGTGTGGCGATGGCGCGTGCCTTTATAACCGATCCAAAAATTTTGTTTGCCGATGAGCCCACCGGAAACCTGGATGATGAGAATGCATCGCATGTTACGGAATTACTTTTTTCCTTGAATAAGCAGCAGGGCACTACGTTGGTATTGGTTACACATAACCTTGAACTGGCCCGAAAGACCGAACGCATCCTGCGCATGAAAGGTGGCAAACTGGTGGAAGAAGAACTGGTTGGCGCATGA
- a CDS encoding ABC transporter permease, protein MIEYIIKLKRKTRNILQDSWVWKMAWRDARHNFSRLFLFVASLITGIAAVVSLDSLNNSLQQDIDRNAKELLGADMVINGNRKFEPELEVLFDSLKHPQANEADMASMVLFKQSGQSRLIRLVALEGDFPFYGSVETLPANAYSLMREQGYALLDETLASQYEVSSGDTIKVGNSFFEVAGVVTKIPGGGGILSTFTPSVYIAMSQLDSTGLVQFGSRVNYRKYLKTESDVATEALEKTIRPEVRKRGHGYDTVQERKEELGEAFQSVYRFFSLLAFLALILGCIGVASSVHIYAREKRDEVAVLRCVGSSGWQAFNIYFIQIFLLGIVGSVAGAALGLGIQQLIPVVFKDMLPVEVSFTVSWVSFGMGIAIGTVVSVLFSMLPLMAVRFVPPLTVLRADFEPTRIFSKARLAVVVLIVLFPMFFAALQTRSVWIGLAFFGGLAVALGLLTLVAMLLLFLVRKYFPVNSTFIWRHALSNLFRPNNQTRMLMVAIGLGAFIITTLNVVEKSLLSQVEFSGQENQSNTILFDIQPSQKDGVVKLMEENKLPVNQVVPIVTCRLSELKGRSVEEVQKDTTDRVPNWALTREYRVTYRDSLHLSEELISGELQKKTSGPDSIWVTISEGLHEELDVKEGDSLVFDVQGIPVKVRISGIRKVEWPKDPPNFIFVFPTGVLEQAPQVYVTATRVDDQQIANKFQRELIMSYPNVSLIDLRLILSTVNDLFNKLGSVIRFLALFSIITGLVVLSGAVINSKFVRMKENVLLRTIGARTRQITRITLIEYAYLGIFSALTGMILSIGGGYLLTTFFFKIQFAFDAIELVTITVGVVLLTMFIGWWNSREVIATPPLQVLRKEG, encoded by the coding sequence ATGATTGAGTACATCATCAAATTAAAGCGCAAAACACGCAACATACTGCAAGATAGTTGGGTGTGGAAAATGGCTTGGCGCGATGCCCGTCATAACTTCTCCCGTTTATTTCTTTTTGTGGCTTCATTGATCACGGGTATTGCCGCAGTGGTTTCATTGGATTCGCTTAATAATTCTCTGCAGCAAGACATTGACCGCAATGCCAAGGAATTGCTTGGCGCAGATATGGTCATTAATGGGAACCGGAAGTTTGAGCCTGAGCTGGAAGTTCTTTTCGATTCGCTGAAACATCCGCAAGCCAATGAGGCAGATATGGCTTCGATGGTGTTGTTTAAACAAAGCGGACAATCGCGGTTAATACGGTTGGTGGCGCTAGAAGGTGATTTTCCTTTTTACGGATCAGTAGAAACATTGCCCGCTAATGCGTACTCATTGATGCGCGAACAGGGATACGCCTTGTTGGATGAAACGTTGGCCAGTCAATACGAAGTCAGTTCAGGTGATACCATTAAGGTCGGTAATTCATTTTTTGAAGTAGCCGGTGTGGTTACAAAAATTCCGGGCGGTGGCGGTATTCTGTCAACGTTTACACCTTCCGTATACATCGCCATGTCGCAATTGGATTCAACCGGACTGGTTCAGTTTGGCAGTCGGGTGAATTATAGGAAATACCTGAAAACTGAAAGTGATGTAGCCACTGAAGCGTTGGAGAAAACAATCCGTCCGGAGGTTCGTAAGCGTGGACATGGTTACGATACCGTTCAGGAGCGTAAAGAGGAGTTGGGTGAAGCATTTCAATCCGTTTACCGATTCTTTTCACTGCTTGCCTTCCTGGCATTGATATTAGGCTGTATTGGTGTGGCCAGTTCGGTTCATATTTACGCTCGCGAAAAGCGTGATGAAGTGGCCGTGTTGCGTTGTGTGGGGTCATCCGGTTGGCAGGCCTTTAATATTTACTTCATCCAGATTTTCCTGCTGGGGATTGTGGGCAGTGTAGCGGGTGCGGCACTGGGTCTTGGAATTCAGCAATTGATTCCGGTTGTGTTTAAGGATATGTTGCCGGTGGAAGTAAGCTTCACGGTATCATGGGTTTCTTTCGGAATGGGGATTGCGATTGGAACGGTAGTGTCCGTGTTGTTTTCAATGCTTCCGCTGATGGCCGTTCGCTTCGTACCGCCCTTAACGGTTTTGCGCGCAGATTTTGAACCTACCCGAATTTTTTCAAAAGCACGCCTGGCCGTTGTTGTTCTCATAGTTTTGTTCCCGATGTTTTTTGCGGCACTTCAAACCAGAAGTGTGTGGATTGGTCTTGCCTTTTTCGGTGGGTTAGCTGTTGCCCTGGGGTTACTCACGCTCGTTGCCATGTTGCTTTTGTTTTTGGTAAGAAAATATTTCCCTGTCAACTCCACATTTATCTGGCGTCATGCCCTGTCAAATCTGTTCAGGCCAAACAATCAAACCCGCATGCTCATGGTGGCCATTGGCCTGGGAGCGTTTATCATCACTACCTTGAATGTGGTGGAGAAGAGTTTGTTAAGCCAGGTGGAGTTTAGTGGTCAGGAAAATCAATCCAACACCATTTTGTTTGATATTCAACCATCGCAGAAAGATGGTGTGGTGAAGTTGATGGAAGAAAATAAACTGCCGGTTAACCAGGTAGTACCGATTGTTACCTGCAGATTAAGTGAATTAAAAGGAAGGAGTGTTGAAGAAGTGCAAAAGGACACCACCGATCGTGTGCCCAACTGGGCGCTCACCCGAGAGTATCGTGTTACCTACCGCGACAGTTTACATTTATCAGAAGAGTTAATCAGTGGGGAATTGCAAAAGAAAACTTCAGGGCCAGATTCCATTTGGGTTACGATATCCGAAGGCTTACATGAAGAATTGGATGTGAAGGAAGGCGATTCATTGGTGTTTGATGTGCAGGGAATTCCGGTGAAAGTTCGCATCAGTGGTATTCGTAAAGTGGAATGGCCAAAGGATCCACCGAACTTTATTTTTGTGTTTCCAACCGGTGTGTTGGAGCAGGCTCCCCAAGTGTATGTTACGGCCACCCGTGTAGATGATCAGCAAATCGCCAACAAATTTCAGCGCGAACTGATCATGTCTTATCCGAATGTTTCACTAATCGATTTGAGGTTGATATTAAGCACCGTTAATGATTTGTTTAATAAACTGGGGTCAGTTATCCGGTTTCTTGCGCTGTTTAGTATTATCACCGGACTGGTGGTGCTAAGTGGCGCAGTTATCAACAGCAAATTTGTACGTATGAAGGAAAATGTACTGCTACGAACCATAGGTGCACGCACCCGTCAAATTACCCGAATCACGCTAATTGAATATGCCTACCTGGGAATTTTCTCAGCGCTTACCGGCATGATTTTGTCTATTGGTGGCGGCTATTTGCTTACCACATTTTTCTTTAAAATTCAGTTCGCGTTTGATGCTATTGAATTGGTTACCATTACCGTTGGCGTGGTATTGCTCACCATGTTCATCGGTTGGTGGAATTCCCGCGAGGTTATTGCCACGCCTCCCTTACAGGTACTCCGAAAGGAGGGGTGA
- a CDS encoding PKD domain-containing protein: MAIRSVLFSVFIISFLVGRTQDPQLKFIENKNQWPAHVDFAARTPGGRLMLSPGQFSLYLFEQQDDHAHDHMDHQVNESDGRAENMMDAHHVRITFPGSNTASRPIPSVKAKEYYNFFLGNDQSKWASRANAWYNIIYPDVYAGVDLRISSVNENLKYDFIVKPDAYPDVVQIQIDGADELRLENGNVYIGTSVGDLIEKKPFTYQVIDGMVCEVKSEYVLEDNILRFYFPDGYDACYELVIDPLLIFSTYSGSTADNWGSTATPGERGTLYSAGIVRAVGGTFPATPGAFQVQFGGGYDVAILKYDSTGSQLLYASHLGGTSNETPHSLVTDYNGDLIVLGTTSSMDFPTSEMALRKTFSGGSFTSSNVIEQYPNGSDIFVARISSAGDELKASTFLGGSGNDGLNPISGPLTRNYGDEMRGDVITDSLGYVYISSVTSSIDFPAVNSFSTTYNGGSTDAILVKMDPMLENIEWSSFLGGSGVDASHTLKIDSMKSVYIAGGTTSSNFPVTDGVYQSLFAGGADGWIARIAPNGDSIMAATFTGTPNFDQVYFIDLDREGAVYVYGQTNGNFPVTTGVYSNPNSGQFVQKFSEDLRVLEFSTVFGSGIGIPNISPTAFLVNDCNNLYMSGWGGAINQGGNFWPGSTTAGMPTTSDALQRTTSGSDFYFIVLTADASELLYATFLGGTQSRTHVDGGTSRFDKSGIVYHAVCSGCAAGNATGGPTSDFPTTPGAWSRTNNSPNCNNAAFKFDLSSLRARLQTNSVAFDAPGLNQVCFPDSIRFQNFSTGGEFYEWDLGDGTTLVKTDTTSFVHQYEDEGIYTVKLKAIDLNTCIGIDSTFTTIRVFRNLLKVQDDDAICFGTTYELKGTGGTVYEWSTDEGPLTSPVVKPEETTTYFVTVTDANGCKLKDTVNIEVVPFIDVKWEYEFITDCISRPEVLVRNLTDTNPDELFQFDFGDGTTTDLPEVKHTYQQDGTFTMRLTGVKEFCVYEKLIDLPIYSMTVPNVITPEITAGQNDVFTIQYGNPENFPGQTPADVGLKVSLKVYNRWGKLVYESSDYQYDWSADDLDAGVYYYTLTIGDQATCKSWLHVVK, translated from the coding sequence ATGGCGATCCGTAGCGTATTATTTTCTGTTTTTATTATTTCCTTTTTGGTAGGCCGGACTCAAGATCCGCAACTCAAGTTTATTGAGAATAAGAACCAATGGCCCGCGCATGTTGATTTCGCAGCACGAACACCGGGTGGCCGGTTGATGCTTTCACCGGGCCAGTTTTCACTTTACCTGTTTGAGCAGCAAGATGATCATGCGCATGACCACATGGATCATCAGGTGAATGAATCGGATGGACGAGCAGAGAACATGATGGATGCGCACCATGTGCGAATAACCTTTCCGGGTTCCAATACGGCATCCAGACCAATTCCCTCAGTTAAGGCGAAAGAATACTACAATTTTTTCCTGGGTAACGATCAATCCAAATGGGCTTCACGTGCTAACGCCTGGTATAACATCATCTATCCGGATGTTTATGCGGGAGTTGACCTGCGCATTAGTTCCGTTAATGAAAATTTGAAGTATGATTTCATTGTAAAACCGGATGCGTATCCAGATGTTGTCCAGATTCAAATCGATGGTGCAGATGAACTCAGGCTTGAGAATGGCAATGTATATATCGGCACATCGGTTGGGGATTTGATTGAAAAGAAGCCGTTCACATACCAGGTTATAGATGGTATGGTATGTGAAGTAAAAAGCGAGTACGTGCTGGAGGATAACATTCTTAGATTCTATTTTCCCGATGGCTACGATGCATGCTATGAACTCGTGATCGATCCATTACTTATATTCTCGACCTATTCAGGTTCGACAGCAGATAATTGGGGAAGTACGGCAACTCCGGGTGAAAGAGGCACGCTTTATTCAGCTGGTATTGTTCGTGCTGTAGGGGGTACCTTTCCGGCTACACCTGGAGCTTTTCAAGTGCAGTTTGGTGGGGGTTATGATGTAGCTATACTGAAGTATGATTCCACCGGAAGCCAGTTATTATATGCAAGTCATTTAGGTGGTACCAGTAATGAAACACCACATAGCCTTGTAACAGACTATAATGGTGACCTTATTGTTCTGGGGACCACAAGTTCGATGGATTTCCCGACTTCTGAAATGGCTTTAAGGAAGACTTTTTCAGGGGGGTCATTCACGTCATCAAATGTTATTGAGCAGTACCCAAACGGATCGGACATTTTTGTAGCTCGTATTAGTTCTGCTGGTGATGAATTGAAGGCTTCAACTTTCTTAGGCGGATCAGGTAACGATGGCCTTAATCCGATATCTGGACCACTAACACGCAATTACGGTGATGAAATGCGGGGTGACGTAATTACTGACTCGCTTGGTTATGTGTATATTAGTTCAGTTACTTCTTCTATAGATTTTCCGGCAGTCAATAGTTTCAGTACCACATATAATGGTGGATCTACGGATGCTATACTGGTTAAAATGGATCCTATGTTGGAAAATATTGAGTGGTCAAGTTTCCTTGGCGGTAGTGGGGTTGATGCTTCGCATACGTTGAAAATAGATAGTATGAAATCGGTTTACATAGCAGGCGGCACAACCAGTTCAAATTTTCCAGTTACAGATGGAGTATATCAGTCGCTTTTTGCTGGAGGCGCAGATGGGTGGATTGCCCGAATAGCCCCAAATGGAGATTCTATAATGGCAGCAACATTTACAGGTACCCCAAATTTTGATCAGGTTTATTTTATTGATCTGGATCGGGAAGGTGCGGTATATGTGTACGGACAAACCAATGGAAATTTCCCAGTTACAACTGGTGTTTACAGTAATCCAAATAGTGGTCAGTTTGTGCAAAAGTTTTCGGAAGATTTGAGGGTGTTGGAGTTTTCAACAGTTTTTGGATCAGGTATAGGTATACCCAATATTTCGCCTACAGCTTTTTTGGTTAACGATTGCAACAACCTATACATGTCGGGTTGGGGAGGAGCAATAAACCAAGGGGGTAACTTCTGGCCAGGTAGCACCACTGCTGGTATGCCTACAACTTCGGATGCTCTCCAAAGAACTACCAGTGGTTCTGATTTTTATTTCATTGTCCTTACGGCTGATGCAAGCGAATTGTTGTATGCAACATTTCTGGGTGGAACACAATCCCGAACTCATGTTGATGGAGGAACCAGTCGATTTGATAAAAGCGGCATTGTTTACCATGCAGTGTGTTCAGGGTGTGCGGCAGGAAATGCAACGGGAGGTCCCACCTCTGATTTTCCAACTACACCAGGTGCCTGGTCAAGAACCAATAATAGTCCGAATTGCAACAATGCCGCCTTTAAATTCGATCTGTCATCCCTGCGTGCACGGCTTCAAACCAATTCAGTTGCATTTGATGCTCCGGGATTAAATCAGGTTTGCTTTCCGGATTCCATTCGATTTCAAAACTTCAGTACAGGCGGAGAATTTTATGAATGGGATTTGGGTGATGGTACCACACTAGTAAAAACAGATACCACTTCATTCGTACATCAATATGAAGATGAAGGAATCTATACGGTAAAACTGAAAGCGATTGATCTGAATACCTGTATTGGAATAGACTCCACCTTTACCACCATTCGTGTGTTTCGGAATTTGTTAAAGGTACAGGACGATGATGCGATTTGTTTCGGCACAACCTATGAGTTAAAGGGAACCGGAGGTACTGTTTATGAATGGAGCACGGATGAGGGACCTCTTACTTCTCCTGTTGTGAAACCTGAAGAAACTACAACGTATTTTGTAACCGTCACAGATGCCAATGGATGTAAACTGAAAGACACAGTAAACATTGAGGTAGTTCCGTTTATCGATGTGAAGTGGGAGTATGAATTCATTACCGATTGCATTTCCAGGCCGGAGGTATTGGTGCGAAACTTGACGGACACAAACCCGGATGAACTTTTTCAGTTTGATTTTGGTGACGGTACAACAACTGATTTACCGGAAGTAAAGCACACCTACCAACAGGACGGAACGTTTACGATGCGGTTAACGGGTGTAAAGGAGTTTTGCGTGTATGAGAAACTGATCGATTTGCCGATCTATTCTATGACTGTTCCCAATGTGATTACACCCGAAATTACTGCGGGTCAAAACGATGTGTTTACCATTCAATACGGCAATCCTGAAAATTTTCCCGGTCAAACTCCAGCAGATGTTGGTTTGAAGGTGTCTTTAAAAGTTTACAACCGGTGGGGTAAACTGGTATACGAATCCTCTGACTATCAATACGACTGGTCGGCAGATGATCTTGATGCCGGTGTCTACTATTATACACTAACCATTGGCGATCAGGCTACGTGCAAAAGTTGGTTGCATGTAGTGAAGTAA
- a CDS encoding Gfo/Idh/MocA family oxidoreductase, which translates to MKKLIFLSVFLFAILLTCTAAPLRVGVAGLTHTHVHWILGRADRGDIQLVGIAEPNQELALRYLKQHNLPQDLWFASLEEMIAKTKPEAVTAFGSIYEHLRVVQLCAPKGIHVMVEKPLAVSMDHALKMKDLANKHGIQLLTNYETTWYATNHQVKQLADGGELGKLRKIVIHDGHEGPKEIGVNKEFLDWLTDPIQNGGGAVTDFGCYGANLITWLAQGKRPVSVTAVLQQFKLDVYPKVDDEATIILEYPDMQGIIQASWNWPFSRKDMEVYGSTGYAHSLDRTSMQIRLKGENEFRIERLRERTSPHDDPFALFEAVIRKKVVLPDYDLSSLENNMIVVEILEAAKESARTGKKVSLKK; encoded by the coding sequence ATGAAGAAGTTAATTTTCCTTTCTGTTTTTTTATTTGCGATTCTCCTAACGTGTACAGCTGCGCCCTTGCGGGTAGGCGTTGCGGGATTGACCCATACGCACGTTCATTGGATTCTGGGAAGAGCAGACCGTGGAGATATTCAACTTGTTGGTATTGCAGAACCAAATCAGGAATTAGCCCTTCGTTATCTTAAGCAGCATAATTTGCCTCAAGATTTGTGGTTTGCATCGTTGGAAGAAATGATTGCAAAAACAAAACCGGAAGCCGTTACCGCATTTGGTTCTATTTACGAGCATTTGAGGGTGGTTCAATTATGTGCGCCTAAAGGAATACATGTGATGGTTGAAAAGCCGTTGGCTGTGAGTATGGATCATGCGCTTAAGATGAAGGATCTGGCAAACAAACACGGCATTCAGTTACTCACCAACTACGAAACCACCTGGTATGCCACGAATCATCAAGTAAAACAACTTGCTGATGGGGGAGAACTTGGTAAACTTCGAAAAATAGTGATACACGATGGACATGAGGGGCCGAAAGAAATCGGTGTGAATAAAGAATTTCTAGACTGGCTGACGGATCCCATACAAAATGGAGGAGGCGCGGTAACGGATTTTGGCTGCTATGGCGCAAACCTGATCACATGGCTGGCGCAAGGTAAGAGACCTGTATCCGTTACAGCTGTACTTCAACAGTTCAAACTTGATGTTTATCCAAAAGTAGATGACGAAGCCACTATTATTTTGGAATACCCCGATATGCAGGGCATTATTCAGGCTTCCTGGAACTGGCCGTTTAGCCGGAAAGATATGGAGGTATATGGAAGCACGGGTTATGCCCATAGTCTTGACCGTACTAGCATGCAAATACGCTTGAAAGGGGAGAATGAATTCAGGATTGAAAGGTTGCGTGAACGCACCTCACCGCATGATGATCCCTTTGCATTATTTGAAGCAGTAATTCGAAAAAAAGTAGTTTTACCCGATTATGATCTATCGTCTTTGGAAAACAATATGATCGTAGTAGAGATTTTGGAAGCGGCTAAGGAAAGCGCCAGGACGGGTAAAAAAGTATCCCTTAAAAAGTAA